In Polaribacter pacificus, the genomic window ATTGGGAGTGCCATTTGTATATGTAAGGCCTGAAGCAAAAAAGCACGGTCGTAAAAACCAAATTGAAGGCTATATAGAAAAAGGTCAAAATGTGGTCGTTATCGAAGACTTGATTAGCACAGGTAAAAGCAGCTTACAAGCCGTAGAAGCTTTAAAAGAAGCTGATGTAAATGTAAAAGGAATGATTGCTATATTTACCTATGGATTTGATCTAGCAAAAACAAATTTCACAAACAGCAATATAGAACTGACGACCCTTAGTAGTTATGAATTTTTACTAGAACAAGCCCTAGAAAACCAATACATCTCAGTAAAAGAATTAGAAACCTTACAAGATTGGAGAAAAAATCCAAGCGAGTGGAATCAATAAAAACTATACTATGACTATAGAAAGCCCGAGTGTTACAACTCAAAAATCAACCCAAGAAGTTTTTAAATTTTTATCAGATCTTAAAAATTTCGAACAACTGATGCCAGAAAATACTCAAAAGTTTGAAGTTGATGGTGACTCATTTCTTTTCGGTTTAAAAGGCATGCCTGAAATCCGTTTGGTATTAAAAGAAAAAACTGAATTTTCATCAATTGTTCTAGGTGCAGCTAGTAGTAAGCTACCCTTTACTCTTACTGCTAAAATCTCAGAGAAAGATGAAGCTAACAGTGATGTACAATTACTTTTTGACGGTGATTTTAACCCGATGATGGCTATGATGGTTAAAAAACCATTGACAAAATTTATTGAAACATTGTCAAGTAATATTGCTAAAATCTAAACGAAAGCAACTTCTTTGACTCCAAATTCTTTAATAGTTTCATCTTCTAACTGAATTTGAATCTTGCCCGTTGATGCAACGCCAACAATTTTACCCATAAATCGGGTTTGGAGCTGTTGGTCCATAAACATAGAAGGAACATTATGCTTATAAAGAACATCTAAGTATCTTTTCTTTAAGACATTTGATTTGGTGTTGGTGATATACGCTATCTGAATTTTCAACTCTTCAATTAAACTCTGGAGAAGCTCATCTAGATTAAAATCAATCCCTTTTAGAAATTTTAAAGAGGTAATTTGCTTTTTGGATGTAGAAAAATCCATTTGATTTACGTTGATGCCAATGCCTATTACCGCAGAAATTATTCTACCTTGCTGCATGACAGGCTCTATTAATATTCCCGAAATCTTATGATTTAATGACAAAATGTCGTTTGGCCATTTTATACTTAATTTAGGAACCTCATAGTCTATTAAAACATTGTACACCGCTATAGAAACTGCATAGTTTAACAAAACCTGTTCAGTTGCTAAAAAGTCATTAAACTCAACATAGACACTACATAAGAGGTTCTCACCGGGCTTAGAATCCCATTGAGACCCCATCTGTCCTTTTCCTTTTTTTTGGTAATTTGCAACAACAACAGTGTAATTTGTTAAGTTGCTTTTTTGTGCCAATTCTTTCAAAAAAGAATTGGTAGAATCGATGGCATCAAGTTTGATTAAGTTCATTTGGTAAATATTCTGCAAACATGTCGAATATAGTACAAAATACTCATAAAAAAATAATAACTTTGCGCTAAATATAAAGATTTTTAATGACCACAAAAAAGGTAAACACAGACGAATTAATTGCCGAAATTATAAGAGGAATTGAAGATGTCAAAGGAGAAGATATTCAACTACTAGATTTAAGAGAAATAGAAAACACTGTATGTGATTATTTTATAATTTGTTCTGGTAGCTCTAATACACAGGTTAAAGCCATATCTGGTTCTGTTCAAAAAATTGTTAGCAAAAGCTTAAAAGATAAACCTTGGCATATTGAAGGAGAGATCAATGCTGAGTGGGTATTAATGGACTATGTAAATGTTGTTGTCCATATTTTCCAAAAACAAGTTAGAGAGTTTTATGACATCGAAAGTCTTTGGGGCGATGCTACCATTACTTCGATAAGCGCTAACAATTAAAACAATTTATTTCATTTTTATATATGAACGATTCAAAGAAAAATAATAAAACAAACATGCCTAAGTTTAAGTTTAACTTTTATTGGGTGTACGGTGCCATTTTTTTGTTACTGATAGGGTTTCAGTTTTTTAACTCTAGCAACTTAACATCTAAAGAGATTACAAAAAATAAGTTTTTTGAAGTCTTAAACACCAATGATGTTTCAAAAATAGTTATCGTAAACAAAGGAGTTGCTCAAGTTTACTTAAATGACGACGCCTATAAAAAAGACAGTTACAAAGACTTAACAAAGTCTGCCTTTTTTAACAAAAACTCACCTGCTTACGAATATAATTTTGGAGATCTTCAAAATTTTGAAAAGCAGTTAGCAGAAGCGAAACTAGCCTCAGATTTAACTTTTGATATTAAAAACATAGAACAAACCAGCTTGCTGGATCAGTTTTTTGCCTTTTTACCTTTTATTTTACTAATCGCTATCTGGTTGTTCTTTATGCGAAGAATGTCTGGCGGTGGTGCTGGAGCTGGTGGCGGAGGTCAAATATTTAATATTGGTAAATCAAAAGCAAAATTATTTGACAATGACACAAAAGTAAAAACTACTTTTAAAGATGTTGCTGGATTAGAAGGCGCAAAGGAAGAGGTGCAAGAAATTGTAGACTTCTTAAAAAGCCCAGAAAAATATACTTCTTTAGGAGGTAAAATCCCAAAAGGAGCATTATTGGTTGGTTCTCCAGGAACTGGTAAAACCTTATTAGCAAAAGCTGTTGCTGGTGAAGCAGGTGTGCCATTTTTCTCTTTATCAGGATCTGATTTTGTAGAGATGTTTGTTGGTGTAGGAGCTTCACGTGTAAGAGATTTGTTTAAACAAGCTGCACAAAAATCTCCATCAATTATTTTTATTGATGAGATTGATGCAATTGGTAGAGCCCGTGGTAAAAACAGTATGACTGGAGGAAACGACGAGCGTGAAAACACCCTTAACCAACTTCTAACAGAGATGGACGGTTTTGGAACAGACACCAACGTAATCGTATTGGCTGCAACCAACAGAGCTGATGTTTTAGACAAAGCATTGATGAGAGCTGGTCGTTTTGATAGACAAATCTTTGTAGATCTTCCAGACATTAATGAGCGTCAAGCAATATTTGAAGTACACATCAAATCGTTAAAGTTAGGAGATGATGTTAATATAGAATTTTTAGCTCAACAAACTCCTGGTTTTTCTGGAGCAGATATTGCAAACATGTGTAATGAAGCTGCTTTAATTGCTGCTAGAAAGAATAAAAAATCAATAGAGCATCAAGACTTCTTAGATGCAGTTGATAGAATCGTAGGAGGACTAGAAAAGAAAAACAAGGTAATTACTCCAAAGGAGAAAAAAACCATCGCCTATCACGAGGCTGGTCATGCAACTGTTAGCTGGATGTTAGAACACGCTGCTCCTTTAGTAAAAGTAACCATCGTACCGAGAGGACAATCTTTAGGTGCTGCTTGGTATTTGCCTGCAGAGCGAATGATCGTCCAGACTGAGCAAATGTTGGATGAAATGTGTGCTACTTTAGGAGGAAGAGCTGCTGAGAAAATCATTTTCAATAAAATTTCAACTGGAGCTTTGAGTGATCTAGAAAAAGTAACCAAACAAGCAAGAGCTATGGTTACCGTGTATGGTCTAAATGAGGAAGTTGGTAATATTACCTATTACGATTCATCTGGAAACGATGCTTTTGTAAAACCTTATAGTGAAGAAACGGCTAGTAAAATAGATAAAGAAATCTCAAAAATGATCGAAGCTCAATACATTAGAGCCATCGAATTACTAGAGAATAATAAAGAAAAATTAACGACATTAGCAGAGTTATTACTCGAAAAAGAAGTTATTTTTAAAGATGATTTGGAGAAGATTTTTGGTAAAAGACCTTTTATCGAAGAAGCTCCCGTTAAGAAAGAAATAAAAATTGCTACTGAAGATTCAGAAAAAAAAGAAGATTAATCTTATTTTAGCAATATGAGTTTTTTTAAAAAAGTATTTAACCTATCTTCAGAAA contains:
- a CDS encoding biotin--[acetyl-CoA-carboxylase] ligase, encoding MNLIKLDAIDSTNSFLKELAQKSNLTNYTVVVANYQKKGKGQMGSQWDSKPGENLLCSVYVEFNDFLATEQVLLNYAVSIAVYNVLIDYEVPKLSIKWPNDILSLNHKISGILIEPVMQQGRIISAVIGIGINVNQMDFSTSKKQITSLKFLKGIDFNLDELLQSLIEELKIQIAYITNTKSNVLKKRYLDVLYKHNVPSMFMDQQLQTRFMGKIVGVASTGKIQIQLEDETIKEFGVKEVAFV
- the pyrE gene encoding orotate phosphoribosyltransferase translates to MILNKDTAKKTAELLLQIKAIKLSPSDPFTWASGWKSPIYCDNRITLSFPPVRNFLKTEIAKIVEEKHGKPDVIAGVATGAIAIGVLVAQELGVPFVYVRPEAKKHGRKNQIEGYIEKGQNVVVIEDLISTGKSSLQAVEALKEADVNVKGMIAIFTYGFDLAKTNFTNSNIELTTLSSYEFLLEQALENQYISVKELETLQDWRKNPSEWNQ
- the rsfS gene encoding ribosome silencing factor; translated protein: MTTKKVNTDELIAEIIRGIEDVKGEDIQLLDLREIENTVCDYFIICSGSSNTQVKAISGSVQKIVSKSLKDKPWHIEGEINAEWVLMDYVNVVVHIFQKQVREFYDIESLWGDATITSISANN
- the ftsH gene encoding ATP-dependent zinc metalloprotease FtsH, with translation MNDSKKNNKTNMPKFKFNFYWVYGAIFLLLIGFQFFNSSNLTSKEITKNKFFEVLNTNDVSKIVIVNKGVAQVYLNDDAYKKDSYKDLTKSAFFNKNSPAYEYNFGDLQNFEKQLAEAKLASDLTFDIKNIEQTSLLDQFFAFLPFILLIAIWLFFMRRMSGGGAGAGGGGQIFNIGKSKAKLFDNDTKVKTTFKDVAGLEGAKEEVQEIVDFLKSPEKYTSLGGKIPKGALLVGSPGTGKTLLAKAVAGEAGVPFFSLSGSDFVEMFVGVGASRVRDLFKQAAQKSPSIIFIDEIDAIGRARGKNSMTGGNDERENTLNQLLTEMDGFGTDTNVIVLAATNRADVLDKALMRAGRFDRQIFVDLPDINERQAIFEVHIKSLKLGDDVNIEFLAQQTPGFSGADIANMCNEAALIAARKNKKSIEHQDFLDAVDRIVGGLEKKNKVITPKEKKTIAYHEAGHATVSWMLEHAAPLVKVTIVPRGQSLGAAWYLPAERMIVQTEQMLDEMCATLGGRAAEKIIFNKISTGALSDLEKVTKQARAMVTVYGLNEEVGNITYYDSSGNDAFVKPYSEETASKIDKEISKMIEAQYIRAIELLENNKEKLTTLAELLLEKEVIFKDDLEKIFGKRPFIEEAPVKKEIKIATEDSEKKED
- a CDS encoding SRPBCC family protein — protein: MTIESPSVTTQKSTQEVFKFLSDLKNFEQLMPENTQKFEVDGDSFLFGLKGMPEIRLVLKEKTEFSSIVLGAASSKLPFTLTAKISEKDEANSDVQLLFDGDFNPMMAMMVKKPLTKFIETLSSNIAKI